TTCAAGCACCACGAGTTCAAGGTGGTGAACCAGGAGAAGACCGACAGCGCCCCGCCCATCACCGTGCAGCAGTTCCTCGACGCCGCCGAAGGCAAGACCGAGGACACGAAGGGCAAGAAGGACAAGGGCGAGATCATGATGAACGCCGCCCAGTGGGGCACCCGCGCGGCCGGCCTCATCTCCATCGCCAGCGCGGTCGCGCTGGTGCTGCCCGGCATCGAGGGCCTCACGTCCATGGATTTCGGCAAGATCATGCAGACCCCCGGCGTCATGCTCGGCGTGGTGGACCTGGTCATCGGCGTGCTGCTCTTTCTCGGTGTGATCCAGATTTATCCTTTCGTGCGTTTCCGCGCGGTGTTCGGGCTGGGTTTCCTCGGTTTCGTCTTCATGACCCAGGGCCAGCTCACGCCGATGATCGCCGTGGCCGCCGGCTCGGCGGGCCTGTATTTCTGCACGATTTTCCTGAGCTACGTGCCGCTGGCCGTGGCCGCGCTGCTCGGTCTGGGCGGCATGGCGATGTTGGCGACCATGGCCTACGTCTGACCGGCCGCCGCGGCCCCCGCTCATGCCCGCCGCCGCCCTGCTCCAGCGCCTGCGCCAGCTGTGGCAGGAGGACATCTGGTCGGCCAGTTTCAACCGCGACCGCACCATCCGCAACCGCTTCTACGCGCTGCTTCGCATCGTCTCGATCACGATCTCCGGCCTGCACGAGCTGAAGGTCGCCACCCGCGCCGCCGCGCTCAGCTACAGTTCGCTGCTCGGCCTCGGCCCGCTCATCGCCATCGCCGTGCTCATCTCGGGTTTCGCCCTGGGCAACCGCGACCCCGCGATCATGGCGCAAAAGCTGAACAGCATCATCGGCTTCATCGCACCCCAGGTCGCCCAATACGACCACCCCGAGGAGGACGGCACTCTCGAGCTCCGGCCCGTCACAGTCGGCGCCGACGGCCGCCCCGTCGTCGCGGCCACGGCCGACCCGGAGTTGGTGAAGCTCATCACTCAGTTCATCTCCAGCAGCCGCTCCGGCGCGGCCGGCGTCATCGGCGTGTTCGCGCTGCTGATCATCGTGCTGCAGCTGTTCACCAGCATTGAGAACACGTTCAACGACATCTGGGGCGTGCGCCGCGGCCGCGGATGGCTGACGCGCATCATTTACTACTGGACCACGGTCACGCTCGGCGCGGTGCTCTTCTTCGCCTCCATCACGCTGGTCTCGGCCACCGCGTTTCTAACCGTGTTTGCGCAGTTCGCGGCCAAGCTGCCCCTCGGCGCCCACCTGGTCGAATTCGTCAACTGGCTGCTGCCTTCCTCCTCCTTTCTGCTGCTGATGTCCCTGCTGATGCTGTTCTACCGCACCGTGCCCAACACCCGGGTGAAGTGGGGTGCCGCGCTGATCGGCGCGATCGTGGTCACCGGGCTGCTGTTCCTCAACAACTACGTCGCGTTTCTCTACCTTCAGGGCGTTTTCCGCACCAAGAGTCTCTACGGCTCCGTCGGCATCTTCCCCATCCTGATGGCAGGCCTCTACATCTTCTGGTTCTTCGTGCTCGTCGGCGGGCAGATCACCTACGCCGTGCAGAACGTGCGCTATCGCAGCAGCCAGACCGCCTGGCACAATCTCAACCACGCCACCCGCGAGAGCATGTCGCTGGTCGTGCTGCTCCTCGTGGCCCGGCGCTTCAAGGCCTGCGCCCCCGCCTACTCCGTCACCGAACTCGCGCACCTCATTCGCATCCCGTCGCAGATTCTCAACGAATCGTTGAACCGGCTCTGCGACCTCGGGCTGATCGACGAGTTGCCGCCCGCCGAAGGCTCCGACCCTAACGAC
This DNA window, taken from Oleiharenicola lentus, encodes the following:
- a CDS encoding YihY/virulence factor BrkB family protein; translated protein: MPAAALLQRLRQLWQEDIWSASFNRDRTIRNRFYALLRIVSITISGLHELKVATRAAALSYSSLLGLGPLIAIAVLISGFALGNRDPAIMAQKLNSIIGFIAPQVAQYDHPEEDGTLELRPVTVGADGRPVVAATADPELVKLITQFISSSRSGAAGVIGVFALLIIVLQLFTSIENTFNDIWGVRRGRGWLTRIIYYWTTVTLGAVLFFASITLVSATAFLTVFAQFAAKLPLGAHLVEFVNWLLPSSSFLLLMSLLMLFYRTVPNTRVKWGAALIGAIVVTGLLFLNNYVAFLYLQGVFRTKSLYGSVGIFPILMAGLYIFWFFVLVGGQITYAVQNVRYRSSQTAWHNLNHATRESMSLVVLLLVARRFKACAPAYSVTELAHLIRIPSQILNESLNRLCDLGLIDELPPAEGSDPNDHRYQPARPLDKITLSDFREKFENYGEAPSGGLLDHVDPVLAHYHAKLATGIPAALGAKTLDDLITEQEPSATYAPFPTTAK
- a CDS encoding GYF domain-containing protein, with product MANQEIYVRGVNDTEARGPFTVEQLVSLVEAGQVTQETYFYDATTEQWLLLTANPELKAALWPEKKKMGFKHHEFKVVNQEKTDSAPPITVQQFLDAAEGKTEDTKGKKDKGEIMMNAAQWGTRAAGLISIASAVALVLPGIEGLTSMDFGKIMQTPGVMLGVVDLVIGVLLFLGVIQIYPFVRFRAVFGLGFLGFVFMTQGQLTPMIAVAAGSAGLYFCTIFLSYVPLAVAALLGLGGMAMLATMAYV